The following proteins are co-located in the Pseudomonas synxantha genome:
- a CDS encoding HlyD family type I secretion periplasmic adaptor subunit codes for MLLNSIKSAVGRYFKGSDSLQGQPLPEVNKALIEDAPRVIRLTIWAIIGFFVFLVVWAGFSQIDEVTRGDGKAIPSSKLQKIQNLEGGIVAELYVKEGQIVEAGAPLIRLDDTRFVSNAGETEALRLAMQLRVERLSAQVDDRPLNIPDDVLKAAPSQAANERSLYESRRQQLKDEVGGLQEQLVQRQQELREFTSKQGQYRSQLSLQRQEINMSEPLVAQGAVSPVEVLRLKRAEMETRGQLDATTLAIPRAESAIKEVQRKIDETRGKFRSEALTQLNEARTELNKAESTGRALEDRVSRTLVTSPVRGIVKQLLVNTVGGVIQPGSDMVEIVPLNDTLLVEAKIRPQDIAFLHPGQEAVVKFTAYDYTIYGGLKAKLERIGADTITDEDKKTTYYMITLRTDRSHLGTDEKPLLIIPGMVASVDIITGKKSILSYLLKPIIKARAEALHER; via the coding sequence GTGTTGCTTAACTCCATCAAGAGTGCGGTCGGGCGCTATTTCAAAGGTTCCGACTCGCTGCAGGGTCAGCCCTTGCCCGAGGTCAACAAAGCCCTGATCGAAGATGCGCCGCGGGTCATCCGCCTGACCATCTGGGCGATCATCGGGTTCTTCGTGTTCCTGGTGGTGTGGGCAGGGTTTTCCCAGATCGACGAGGTGACCCGTGGCGACGGCAAGGCGATTCCGTCGTCCAAGTTGCAGAAAATCCAGAACCTGGAAGGCGGTATCGTCGCCGAGCTGTACGTCAAGGAAGGCCAGATCGTCGAAGCCGGTGCGCCATTGATCCGCCTCGACGATACGCGGTTTGTCTCCAACGCTGGGGAAACCGAAGCCCTGCGCCTGGCCATGCAACTGCGCGTGGAGCGCCTCAGTGCACAGGTGGACGATCGCCCGCTGAACATCCCCGACGACGTGCTCAAGGCTGCGCCGAGCCAGGCCGCCAACGAGCGCTCCCTGTATGAAAGCCGGCGCCAGCAATTGAAAGACGAAGTCGGCGGTCTGCAGGAGCAACTGGTACAGCGCCAGCAAGAACTGCGCGAGTTCACCTCCAAGCAGGGCCAGTACCGCAGCCAGTTGTCCCTGCAACGCCAGGAAATCAACATGTCCGAGCCGCTGGTGGCCCAGGGCGCGGTGTCCCCGGTGGAAGTGCTGCGCCTCAAGCGCGCCGAAATGGAAACCCGCGGCCAGTTGGACGCCACCACCCTGGCGATCCCTCGCGCCGAGTCGGCGATCAAGGAAGTGCAGCGCAAGATCGACGAAACCCGCGGCAAATTCCGCAGTGAAGCCCTGACCCAGCTCAACGAAGCCCGTACCGAGCTGAACAAGGCCGAATCCACCGGTCGCGCCCTGGAAGACCGCGTCAGTCGCACCCTGGTTACCTCGCCGGTACGTGGGATCGTCAAGCAGCTGTTGGTCAACACCGTCGGTGGCGTCATCCAACCAGGCAGCGACATGGTCGAAATCGTGCCGTTGAACGACACCTTGCTGGTGGAAGCCAAGATCCGTCCGCAAGACATCGCCTTCCTGCACCCAGGGCAGGAAGCGGTGGTCAAGTTTACTGCCTATGACTACACCATTTACGGCGGCCTCAAGGCCAAGCTCGAACGCATCGGTGCCGACACCATCACCGATGAAGACAAGAAAACCACCTATTACATGATCACCCTGCGCACCGACCGCAGCCACCTGGGCACCGATGAGAAGCCGCTGCTGATCATCCCGGGCATGGTTGCCTCGGTGGACATCATCACCGGCAAGAAAAGCATCCTCAGTTACCTGCTCAAGCCAATCATCAAGGCGCGGGCCGAGGCGTTGCACGAGCGGTAG
- a CDS encoding TolC family outer membrane protein, with translation MRLHLFKAIPFVLAASFVQAQTLPQAMQQALDVHPEIQAGVNSRIAADYQLRAAQGGYLPRVDLNAGYGRQGTDNATSRANNPSGNHWDTLNRGESSLRLQQMIFDGFATSSEVGRQQANVNARAYSLLGTSERTALTVAQVYLEVLTRREFVRLAEDNLRNHERIYDQIKLRTQRGVGNGADQDQAEARLAQARNNLITEQTNLADAQTNYLSAVGQMPDQLERPAPFMAMLPADLNEARRQMLDNSPVLRSAESDISAAEKQYEAAKSSFYPRFDAELGTNADNNVSGDPNHSNGWEAMVRMRFNLFAGGSNKADLQSKSYQANQALDIRNNALRQLNEELGLAWNALNNANAQLPVAQQYVDHSSRVRTSYQQQFSLGQRTLLDLLDSENELFTASRRLEEIKNIQLFTQYRIKATMGELLKSQGVVAPMASVVQNDVKPKVQLPGMN, from the coding sequence ATGCGCCTGCACCTGTTCAAGGCAATTCCGTTCGTTCTCGCCGCCAGTTTCGTACAAGCCCAGACGCTGCCCCAAGCCATGCAACAGGCCTTGGATGTGCACCCGGAAATCCAGGCAGGTGTTAACAGCCGCATCGCTGCTGACTATCAACTGCGCGCCGCACAAGGTGGCTACCTGCCGCGAGTCGACCTGAACGCCGGCTATGGCCGCCAAGGGACCGACAACGCCACCTCCCGCGCCAACAACCCCAGCGGCAACCACTGGGACACGCTCAACCGCGGTGAATCCAGCCTGCGCCTGCAGCAAATGATTTTTGACGGTTTCGCCACCTCCAGCGAAGTCGGGCGTCAACAAGCCAACGTTAATGCCCGTGCCTACTCCTTGCTGGGTACGTCCGAGCGTACGGCGTTGACCGTTGCCCAGGTCTACCTGGAAGTGTTGACCCGCCGTGAGTTCGTGCGCCTGGCTGAAGACAACCTGCGCAATCACGAACGCATCTACGATCAGATCAAGTTGCGCACGCAGCGCGGCGTCGGCAACGGTGCCGACCAGGACCAAGCCGAAGCGCGCCTGGCCCAGGCCCGCAACAACCTGATCACCGAGCAGACCAACCTGGCAGACGCGCAAACCAACTACCTCAGCGCCGTCGGCCAGATGCCCGACCAGCTCGAGCGCCCGGCGCCGTTCATGGCCATGCTGCCGGCGGACCTGAATGAAGCCCGTCGCCAGATGCTCGACAACAGCCCTGTCCTGCGTTCGGCCGAGTCGGATATCTCCGCCGCCGAAAAACAGTACGAAGCCGCCAAATCCAGCTTCTACCCACGCTTTGACGCTGAGCTTGGCACCAACGCCGACAACAACGTCTCCGGTGATCCGAACCACAGCAACGGCTGGGAAGCCATGGTGCGCATGCGCTTCAACCTGTTCGCCGGCGGTAGCAACAAGGCCGACCTGCAATCGAAGTCCTACCAGGCCAACCAGGCCCTGGATATCCGCAACAACGCCTTGCGCCAACTCAATGAAGAGCTAGGCTTGGCCTGGAACGCGTTGAACAACGCCAATGCGCAATTGCCAGTGGCTCAGCAATATGTGGACCATAGCTCCCGTGTACGCACCTCCTACCAGCAACAGTTCAGCCTCGGTCAACGCACCCTGCTGGATTTGCTCGACAGCGAAAATGAATTGTTCACCGCTTCCCGCCGCCTGGAAGAAATCAAGAACATTCAGTTATTTACTCAGTATCGAATCAAGGCGACCATGGGTGAATTGCTCAAGAGCCAGGGAGTGGTCGCACCAATGGCTTCCGTCGTACAGAACGACGTGAAACCTAAAGTCCAACTGCCTGGGATGAATTGA
- a CDS encoding MFS transporter — translation MTSLAAPAFQAAAQPVAPSPPVFGPRIIIGLIGVLLAVLVSGLNEMVTKVALADIRGALYIGFDEGTWLVAAYTATSVAAMAFAPWCSVTFSLRRFTLCAIGLFTVLGILCPFAPNYESLLLLRTVQGLAGGALPPMLMTVALRFLPANVKLYGLAGYALTATFGPSLGTPLAALWTEYVGWQWAFWQIVAPCLLSMAAVAYGLPQDPLRLERFRQFNWRGLLLGFPAICMLVIGLLQGNRLDWFESGLITFLLSGGTVLLVLFLLNEWSQPIPFFKLQMLGLRNLAFALIVLAGVLMVLTSVIIIPSSFLAQVQGYRPLQTAPVMLLMALPQLIALPLVAALCNLRWVDCRWVLGIGLGMLVLCCIGSSHLTSAWIRDDFYGWYLLQIFGQPMAVLPLLMLSTGSIQPIEGPFASAWFNTVKGLAAVIATAVLDTLTTQRGHFHSTMLVDRLGNSPLADTQAQGLAHRLHEQTVVLTSSDLYVVMAGVAVALILLIFWMPTRIYPPRAPT, via the coding sequence ATGACATCCCTCGCTGCCCCCGCTTTCCAGGCCGCAGCCCAACCTGTTGCTCCAAGCCCGCCCGTGTTCGGCCCACGCATCATCATCGGCCTGATCGGCGTGCTGCTGGCGGTGCTGGTGTCCGGTCTCAACGAGATGGTCACCAAGGTCGCCCTCGCCGATATCCGCGGTGCGCTGTATATCGGTTTTGACGAAGGTACCTGGCTAGTCGCGGCCTACACGGCGACGTCCGTGGCGGCCATGGCCTTTGCACCGTGGTGTTCGGTGACGTTTTCGCTGCGCCGTTTCACGCTGTGCGCCATCGGTTTGTTCACCGTGCTGGGTATTCTCTGCCCGTTCGCGCCGAACTACGAAAGCCTGCTGCTGCTACGCACCGTGCAAGGTTTGGCCGGTGGCGCGCTGCCGCCGATGCTGATGACCGTGGCGCTACGTTTCCTGCCGGCCAACGTCAAGCTGTATGGCCTGGCCGGCTATGCCCTGACCGCCACCTTCGGCCCGAGCCTGGGTACGCCCCTGGCGGCGTTGTGGACCGAATACGTCGGCTGGCAATGGGCATTCTGGCAGATCGTCGCGCCGTGCCTGCTGTCGATGGCGGCTGTCGCTTATGGCCTGCCGCAAGACCCGCTGCGCCTGGAGCGCTTCAGGCAGTTCAACTGGCGCGGTCTGCTGCTAGGGTTCCCGGCGATCTGCATGCTGGTGATCGGTTTGTTGCAAGGCAATCGCCTGGATTGGTTCGAGTCGGGCCTGATCACCTTTCTGCTGAGTGGCGGCACCGTGTTGCTGGTGTTGTTCCTGCTCAACGAATGGTCGCAGCCAATACCCTTCTTCAAATTGCAGATGCTCGGCCTGCGCAACCTGGCCTTTGCCCTGATCGTGCTGGCCGGTGTGTTGATGGTGCTGACTTCGGTGATCATCATCCCGTCGAGTTTTCTCGCCCAGGTCCAGGGCTACCGGCCGCTGCAAACCGCGCCGGTGATGCTGCTGATGGCACTGCCGCAGTTGATCGCGTTGCCGCTGGTGGCGGCGCTGTGCAACCTGCGCTGGGTCGATTGCCGCTGGGTGCTGGGGATCGGCCTGGGCATGTTGGTGCTGTGCTGCATCGGCAGTTCACACCTGACCTCGGCGTGGATCCGCGATGATTTTTATGGCTGGTACCTGCTGCAGATTTTCGGCCAGCCGATGGCCGTGTTGCCGCTGCTGATGCTGTCCACCGGCAGCATCCAACCCATCGAAGGGCCGTTCGCCTCGGCCTGGTTCAATACCGTCAAGGGCCTGGCCGCTGTGATCGCCACCGCGGTGCTGGATACATTGACCACCCAGCGCGGGCATTTCCATTCAACCATGTTGGTGGACCGCCTCGGCAACTCGCCCCTGGCCGACACGCAGGCGCAGGGCCTCGCCCACCGCTTGCACGAGCAGACCGTGGTGCTGACCTCTTCGGATCTTTACGTCGTCATGGCCGGTGTCGCGGTGGCGTTGATCCTGCTGATTTTCTGGATGCCCACGCGGATCTATCCGCCTCGCGCTCCAACCTGA
- a CDS encoding type I secretion system permease/ATPase has product MEPESSRVHLSHDPRALHDDPLLDGLLALCALHQKPASAAMLTTGLPLPSQRLSAELLPRAAARAGLQGRLLQRKLEQIPTIALPALLLLKDGRSTVLVGWEGEDEARILLSESDGGEVLIKREALVDDYIGKVFFAQPQHKFDVNHGSLIPRARSWFRDTLMRSRWLYTDAIAASFLINIIAMAAPLFVMNVYDRVVPNQATATLWVLAVGICGAYLFDLVLKSLRSLCLDLAGKKTDLIISATLFERIVGMSMKYRPARVGSFAQNIHEFQSLRDFLASLTLTSLIDLPFTLLIFLVIAILGGHLVWVPVLAFPLALGIGYALQKPLVATMERTMALAAERQSSLIETLAGLDAVKVNNAESERQYGWEQTIGTLSRLELRVKLLSGLSMNMTLLIQQLAGVIMIVFGVYQIIDGNLSMGGLIACYMLSGRALSPLASLSGLLTRYQQAKVTMTSVDQMMELPQERNFDERPMSRRTLQGAIECRGLNFTYPNQQNPALKNINLVIKPGEKIGIIGRSGSGKSSLAKLIVGLYQPDSGALLVDGVDVRQIDVSELRHNIGYVAQDIQLLAGTLRDNLVSGARYVEDEMVLQAAELAGVHEFARLHPQGYELQVGERGQNLSGGQRQNVALARALLLNPPMLLLDEPTSAMDNTGEERLKQRLQAVVQNKTVVLVTHRASLLSLVDRLLVVDRGQILADGPKAVVMEALKKGQISVA; this is encoded by the coding sequence GTGGAACCTGAAAGCAGTCGAGTTCATCTCAGTCATGATCCACGCGCCCTGCATGACGACCCGTTGCTCGACGGGCTGTTGGCGCTCTGCGCCCTGCATCAGAAACCGGCCAGCGCGGCCATGCTCACTACCGGCCTGCCGCTGCCCTCGCAACGCTTGAGCGCCGAGTTGTTGCCGCGTGCCGCTGCACGGGCCGGGCTGCAAGGCCGGCTGCTGCAACGCAAGCTGGAGCAGATCCCCACGATTGCATTGCCGGCGCTGCTGTTGCTCAAGGACGGTCGCAGTACCGTGCTGGTCGGCTGGGAAGGCGAGGATGAAGCACGGATCCTGCTCAGCGAAAGCGACGGCGGCGAAGTGCTGATCAAACGCGAAGCATTGGTCGACGATTACATCGGCAAGGTCTTCTTCGCCCAGCCGCAACACAAATTCGACGTCAACCACGGCAGCCTGATTCCACGGGCGCGGTCGTGGTTCCGTGACACCCTCATGCGTTCGCGCTGGCTCTACACCGACGCCATCGCCGCCAGTTTCCTGATCAACATCATCGCCATGGCTGCGCCGCTGTTCGTGATGAACGTATACGACCGCGTCGTGCCGAACCAGGCCACCGCCACCCTGTGGGTGCTGGCCGTGGGCATCTGCGGCGCGTACCTGTTCGACCTTGTCCTCAAGAGTCTGCGCAGCCTGTGCCTGGACCTGGCCGGCAAGAAAACCGACTTGATCATCTCGGCCACGCTGTTCGAACGCATCGTCGGCATGTCCATGAAGTACCGCCCGGCACGGGTCGGCAGCTTCGCCCAGAACATCCATGAGTTTCAAAGCCTGCGCGACTTCCTTGCGTCGCTGACCCTCACCAGCCTGATCGACCTGCCGTTTACCTTGCTGATCTTCCTGGTGATCGCCATCCTCGGCGGGCATCTGGTGTGGGTGCCGGTGCTGGCGTTCCCGCTTGCCCTGGGCATCGGCTATGCCCTGCAAAAGCCCTTGGTGGCAACCATGGAACGCACCATGGCCCTGGCCGCCGAGCGCCAGTCGAGCCTGATCGAGACCCTCGCCGGGCTCGATGCGGTCAAGGTCAACAATGCCGAGAGCGAGCGCCAATACGGCTGGGAACAGACCATCGGTACCCTGAGCCGGCTGGAGCTGCGGGTGAAGTTGCTGTCGGGCCTGTCGATGAACATGACCCTGCTGATCCAGCAATTGGCCGGCGTGATCATGATCGTGTTCGGCGTGTACCAGATCATCGACGGCAACCTCAGCATGGGCGGCCTGATTGCCTGCTACATGCTCAGTGGCCGCGCCCTGAGCCCATTGGCCTCGCTGTCGGGCCTGCTGACGCGCTACCAGCAAGCCAAGGTCACCATGACCTCGGTGGACCAGATGATGGAGCTGCCCCAGGAGCGCAATTTCGACGAGCGCCCCATGAGCCGCCGTACCCTGCAAGGCGCCATCGAATGCCGGGGCCTGAATTTCACCTACCCGAACCAACAGAACCCGGCGCTGAAAAACATCAACCTGGTGATCAAGCCCGGGGAAAAAATCGGCATCATCGGCCGCAGCGGCTCGGGCAAAAGCTCCCTGGCCAAATTGATCGTCGGCCTGTACCAGCCCGACTCCGGCGCCCTGCTGGTGGACGGCGTGGACGTACGCCAGATCGACGTCAGCGAACTGCGCCACAACATTGGCTACGTTGCCCAAGACATCCAATTGCTCGCCGGCACCTTGCGCGACAACCTGGTATCGGGGGCGCGCTACGTCGAGGACGAAATGGTCCTGCAAGCCGCCGAACTGGCCGGCGTGCACGAATTCGCCCGCCTGCACCCCCAAGGTTACGAGCTGCAAGTCGGCGAGCGTGGGCAGAACTTGTCCGGCGGCCAGCGCCAGAACGTCGCCCTGGCCCGAGCGCTGCTGCTCAACCCGCCCATGCTGCTGCTGGATGAGCCCACCAGCGCCATGGACAACACCGGTGAAGAACGCTTGAAGCAACGCCTGCAGGCCGTGGTGCAAAACAAGACCGTGGTTCTGGTCACGCACCGCGCCTCACTGCTCTCCCTGGTGGACCGCCTGCTGGTGGTCGACCGTGGACAGATTCTCGCGGACGGCCCGAAAGCCGTGGTCATGGAAGCGTTGAAAAAGGGGCAGATCAGTGTTGCTTAA
- a CDS encoding LysR family transcriptional regulator, whose protein sequence is MQLPDMNLLVALDALLDEGSVVGAARRMNLSPAAMSRTLTRIREAVGDPILVRAGRGLVPTPKALELQGQVRNVVEQAALLFRSADQVDLSTLRRRFSVRANDFFIGVYGGRLFDTMERVAPLCELRFVPEGDTDDEALREGRLDLRVSNTMPASPEVKVQNLFSTTFVGLARQDHPLFDEEITAARFASYSHISISRRGIARGPIDTALNEQGLERRVAMIAPGFHGAMFMLPESDLIMPVPKEALLSAKRLNLPLRAFPLPISLPTLVLAQSWHPRFDKDPAHKWLRETMRESCHATWLEAQPT, encoded by the coding sequence ATGCAACTACCGGACATGAACCTGCTGGTCGCGCTCGACGCCTTGCTCGACGAGGGCAGCGTGGTTGGCGCTGCGCGGCGGATGAACCTGAGCCCGGCGGCCATGAGCCGCACCCTCACGCGTATCCGCGAGGCTGTAGGCGACCCGATCCTGGTGCGTGCCGGTCGGGGCCTGGTGCCGACCCCCAAGGCCCTGGAGCTGCAAGGCCAGGTGCGCAACGTGGTGGAGCAGGCGGCGTTGCTGTTTCGTTCGGCCGATCAAGTGGACTTGAGCACCTTGCGCCGTCGCTTCAGCGTACGCGCCAATGACTTCTTCATCGGCGTGTATGGCGGTCGGCTGTTCGACACCATGGAGCGCGTGGCCCCCCTGTGCGAACTGCGCTTCGTGCCCGAAGGCGACACCGACGACGAAGCCCTGCGCGAAGGGCGCCTGGATCTGCGGGTGAGCAACACCATGCCGGCCAGCCCGGAAGTGAAGGTGCAGAACCTGTTTTCCACCACCTTTGTCGGCCTGGCGCGGCAAGACCACCCGTTGTTCGACGAAGAAATCACCGCGGCACGCTTTGCCAGCTATTCCCACATCAGCATTTCACGGCGTGGCATTGCCCGTGGGCCGATCGACACCGCGCTGAATGAGCAGGGCCTGGAGCGTCGTGTGGCGATGATCGCGCCGGGCTTTCACGGTGCGATGTTCATGTTGCCGGAATCCGACCTGATCATGCCGGTGCCCAAGGAAGCGCTGCTAAGCGCCAAACGCCTGAACCTGCCACTGCGCGCGTTCCCGTTGCCGATCTCCTTGCCGACACTGGTATTGGCCCAGTCCTGGCACCCACGCTTCGACAAAGACCCGGCGCACAAATGGCTGCGCGAGACCATGCGAGAGAGTTGCCACGCCACCTGGCTCGAAGCCCAACCCACCTAA
- a CDS encoding efflux transporter outer membrane subunit gives MKHVAWLTLSLISLSACTVGPDFQRPQGPQVSQWSEPQGRQAASRAVSDPLQERWWDVFHDEQLSALTRRALSDNLDLKLASSRLQQSRAVRQVTTAERYPNVDADGGYQRKRNSGKGLNDPSGESGRSAFNQWDMGFSASWELDFWGRVKRETEAADATLEVAENDRRAVLLSVLAETAQDYIQLRGVQSTRAVTEQNLDVARHSLKLSQLRLADGVATDLDVAEAAAQVAAIEARLPDLQQRQDQLINALSLLMGEPPQALQAQLSKDAAVPQTQRQVAIGLPSELAERRPDIRQAEARLHAATASIGVAKGDFYPRITLSGSLGSQAMQLSDFGSWGSRAFALGPQLSLPLFNGGRLQGMVDLREAQQQEAALAYQQTVLRAWHEIDDQLTRYNASQLRRDSLAEAVRQNQIALTTAQHQYVEGVVDFVNVLTVQSALLATQEQWVESSTSVSLAMVGLYKALGGGWESVYPLQTAGR, from the coding sequence ATGAAACACGTCGCCTGGCTCACCTTGAGCCTCATCAGCCTGAGCGCCTGCACCGTCGGCCCGGATTTCCAACGGCCCCAAGGTCCACAGGTCAGCCAATGGAGCGAGCCCCAGGGTCGCCAAGCCGCAAGCCGTGCCGTCAGTGACCCCTTGCAGGAGCGCTGGTGGGACGTATTCCACGACGAGCAACTTTCAGCACTCACGCGCCGCGCCCTCAGCGATAACCTCGACCTGAAACTGGCCAGCAGCCGCCTGCAACAAAGTCGCGCCGTACGCCAAGTGACCACCGCCGAACGCTACCCCAACGTCGATGCCGACGGCGGTTACCAGCGCAAGCGCAACAGCGGCAAAGGCTTGAACGACCCCTCCGGCGAGAGCGGCCGCTCGGCCTTCAACCAATGGGACATGGGCTTCTCGGCCTCATGGGAACTGGACTTCTGGGGCCGGGTCAAGCGTGAAACCGAAGCAGCCGACGCCACCCTGGAGGTCGCCGAAAACGACCGCCGCGCCGTGTTGTTGTCGGTACTGGCCGAGACTGCCCAGGACTACATCCAACTGCGCGGCGTGCAGAGCACCCGTGCCGTTACCGAGCAAAACCTCGACGTGGCCCGTCACAGCCTCAAGCTCTCGCAATTGCGCCTGGCTGATGGCGTAGCGACCGACCTCGACGTGGCCGAAGCCGCCGCCCAGGTCGCGGCGATTGAAGCGCGCCTGCCGGACTTGCAACAGCGCCAGGACCAACTGATCAACGCCCTGAGCCTGCTGATGGGCGAACCGCCCCAGGCCCTGCAAGCACAGCTGTCCAAGGACGCGGCCGTACCGCAAACCCAACGCCAGGTCGCCATCGGCCTGCCCTCGGAGCTGGCTGAACGCCGTCCCGACATCCGCCAGGCAGAAGCGCGCTTGCACGCCGCCACCGCCAGCATCGGCGTGGCCAAGGGCGACTTCTACCCGCGCATCACCCTGTCCGGCAGCCTCGGCTCCCAGGCCATGCAGCTGTCGGACTTCGGCTCCTGGGGTTCCCGCGCATTTGCCCTCGGCCCGCAATTGAGCCTGCCGCTGTTCAACGGTGGGCGCCTGCAAGGCATGGTGGATTTGCGCGAAGCCCAGCAACAGGAAGCGGCCCTTGCCTACCAGCAAACCGTGCTGCGCGCCTGGCATGAAATCGACGACCAACTGACCCGCTACAACGCCAGCCAACTACGCCGCGACAGCCTCGCCGAAGCCGTGCGCCAGAACCAGATCGCGCTGACCACCGCGCAACATCAGTACGTCGAAGGTGTGGTGGATTTTGTCAACGTCCTCACCGTGCAAAGCGCATTGCTGGCGACGCAGGAGCAATGGGTGGAAAGCTCTACCAGCGTGTCCTTGGCCATGGTCGGTTTGTACAAGGCGCTGGGAGGAGGGTGGGAGTCGGTGTATCCGTTGCAGACCGCTGGGCGCTGA
- a CDS encoding HlyD family secretion protein, with protein sequence MKRKDKIAVAVIAVFAVGVLVYLVAPGVLGSKRQTTNDAFVAADFTLVAPRVAGFIKEVLVEDNQRVKAGQLLALIDDRDFRAAAQAADADTLVARAQLKNATATLERQSSVIAQAQATVAADRAEVAFAEHELNRYNHLAGVGAGTVQNAQQAKTRIDQATARLAKSTAVLAAERKQIEILTAQRDAAEGGLKRAQAALEMASYQLSYTRIVAPVDGMVGERAVRVGAYVTPGSKILAVVPLAEAYVVANFQETQLSHMHAGQAVQVSVDSLDGELLKGHLESLAPATGVTFASVKPDNATGNFTKVVQRIPVKIVLEPNQPLTERLRVGMSVEASVDTRPAAQQREVAQQ encoded by the coding sequence ATGAAACGCAAAGACAAAATTGCCGTCGCCGTTATTGCTGTATTTGCCGTCGGCGTACTGGTTTACCTGGTCGCGCCGGGTGTGCTGGGCAGCAAGCGCCAGACTACCAACGACGCTTTCGTTGCTGCTGATTTCACCCTGGTAGCGCCGCGGGTGGCCGGCTTTATCAAGGAGGTGTTGGTGGAAGACAACCAGCGCGTCAAGGCCGGCCAGCTGTTGGCGTTGATCGACGACCGCGACTTTCGCGCCGCCGCCCAGGCTGCCGACGCCGATACCCTGGTGGCCCGGGCCCAACTGAAAAACGCCACTGCGACCCTGGAGCGTCAAAGCTCGGTGATCGCCCAGGCCCAGGCCACCGTGGCGGCTGATCGCGCCGAAGTGGCCTTCGCCGAACATGAACTGAATCGCTACAACCACCTTGCCGGCGTCGGCGCGGGCACGGTGCAGAACGCCCAGCAAGCCAAGACCCGCATCGACCAGGCCACCGCCCGGCTGGCCAAATCCACCGCGGTACTGGCGGCCGAGCGCAAGCAGATAGAAATCCTTACCGCCCAGCGTGATGCGGCCGAAGGTGGCCTCAAGCGTGCCCAGGCGGCGTTGGAAATGGCCAGTTATCAGCTGTCCTACACACGCATCGTCGCGCCGGTGGATGGCATGGTCGGCGAGCGCGCCGTGCGAGTTGGCGCCTATGTGACACCGGGCAGCAAGATCCTCGCGGTCGTGCCGCTGGCCGAGGCCTATGTGGTGGCCAATTTCCAAGAGACCCAACTGTCCCATATGCACGCCGGCCAAGCTGTGCAGGTCAGCGTCGACAGTCTTGACGGTGAGCTGCTCAAAGGCCATCTGGAAAGCCTGGCGCCGGCCACGGGGGTGACCTTTGCCTCGGTCAAGCCGGACAACGCCACCGGCAACTTCACCAAGGTGGTACAGCGTATTCCGGTGAAGATCGTGCTTGAGCCGAACCAGCCACTGACCGAGCGTTTGCGCGTTGGCATGTCGGTGGAAGCCAGCGTCGATACCCGGCCGGCCGCGCAACAGCGTGAGGTGGCCCAGCAATGA